CGCAGCGCTTCCTCGACCGGAACATCGAGAGGCTCTACCCGAACCGCGACTACCACCGCGTGATGTTCGGCGAGCTCCTCGCGGCGTGGGAAGCGGAGGACGCCTGACCGCCCGCGCCCCGTTCCGCGCGGCCGCGCGCTGGCACGGTTGATGCTCCTTCCCGTGACGTTCCCGCGCGGCCCGCGCCGCGACGGGGCCGAAACGGTCCGGTCCCGGCAACTTTTTCCGGGTCGAGGCCGCGGGCGGGAAGGAGAAGGCCATGGCGGTGTCGGGAGTCTCGTCGCTGGGCAGCCTCGTCTCTTCGTCGGACTGGCGGACCGAGGCGCTGTCGAAACTGAAGCAGCTCGTCGAGCAGGCGGCGAAGAAGTCGGCGGACGGGACCGCGGCCTCCTCGGCGAAGACCGGCGCCGACATCGCGACGATCAGCGAGGCGCTGCTCGGCGACGGCTCGACGTTGTTCGACGCGCTGAACGGCCAGAGCTCCGGCGACGGCTCGTCGGTCGGCCTGAGCGACCTCTTCTCCGTGCTGGAGAAGCTGAGCCCCGACTCGTCGTCGAAGTCGGCCTCCTCGACGAGCGGCGCGACGTCCGACAGCGCGGCGTTCAGCGAGGCGGCCCTTTCGGCGTCGAGCGACCTCTTCGACCTGCTGTCCTCCTCGGGTTCCTCTTCGTCGTCGTCTTCCTCTTCGTTCGCCGAGATGATCTCCGCCGCGCTCGCCAAGCGCGGCCTCGACGTTTCGGCGTAGCCCGACCGCCCGGCGTCGACGCGCCGCGCCGCGCGCGCGGCGCCGCGCCGCTCAGGGAACGACCGTCACGCGTTCGATCCGCGCCCCCAACTCGAGCGAGTCGAACAGCGCCAGCGCCCGCTCCGGATCCTCGAGCTCGCCGACGCGCGTGTAGCGGCCGGTGAGATGAGGCGCGGCGTTGGTCGCGACGAAGAACTGGCTGCCGCCGGTGTCCTTGCCGGAAAGGGCCATTCCGACGCTGCCCGGGCCGTAGAACGCGAGGCTGTCCTCGCAGCGCACCGTGTATCCCGGGCCGCCGTCCATCGTGTCGTAGGGGCTCCCCATCTGCACGACGAAGTCGGGCACGACGCGCGGCGCGAGGCGGCCGTCGAAGAAGCCGCGCTTCGCCAGCCGCGCGAGGTCGGCGACGTTGATCGGCGCGTTCGTCGGATCGAGCCGCAGCGTCGCCCGCCTCCCGCCGGAAAACTCGATCCGCAGCCGCACCGGCGCGCCGCGCGCGAGGAGCCGCTCCGCCTCGGCGAGCAGCGCCTCGTCCTCCGCCGTCGGCGCGGGAGCGGCGGGCCACGGCGCGGCCGGATCGAGCTTCAGCAGTTCGCGCCGCGCGTCGAGCCGGGCCGTCCAGCAGGGATGGTCGTAGAAGCGGCGCAGCAGTTCGCGGCGCCGCTCGACCGGCACGTCCCACTTCTCGAGCGCCGGCAGCAGCACCTGCACGCCGTCGTACTCCTCGACGCGCCAAAGCGTCTTCACCAGCGGCTCCAGATCGGCCGGCGCCGCGGACAGGTCGTCGATCGCCGCGGCCCGCGCGGCCGGATCGCTCCCGGCGAGCAGGCGCCCGCGCAGCGCGTCGGCGGCGCGCGGATCGAGACGCCGCAGGCCCGGCAGCAGCGCGGCCTGCTCGATCGGCGCCGCGGCCCGCGCGGCCAGCTCCGCGGCGAGCGCCGCGCGCGCGGCTTCCGGTTCGCCGGCGCGGAGCTTGGCGACGGCGCCGAGCGCGGCCAGCCGCACGGGCGCGTCCCAGCGCGGCCATCCGTCGAGGCGGAAGTCGCGCGCCTCCGCGCCGTCCTGCGGCAGGCCGTCGAAGAGGCGCGCCAGCAGGTTCCGCGCGAAGACGGCGTCGCCGAGCGGCGCGTCCTTCATTCCCAGCGCGCGGAGCGGCAGCGGCGCCGCGGCGGCGGCGGGATCGCCGGCGAACCAGCGCGAGACGCGGTCGAGCAGTTCGCGGTGGAGCGTCGCCCTCCTCTCCCACGGCCCGCGGTTCCAGGCGTCGAGCAGCGCGAGCGCGTTGGAGGGCGTCGCCTCGAGCGGCGGCAGCAGCTCCCGTTCGACGCCGGCGAGGACGAGCCGCAGCCGCGCCGCCTGCGCGCGCGTCGGATCGACCTTGCCCGCTCGGGCCAGCGCGTCGAGGAACGCGCGCAGGCCGCGGTCCACGACGCCGCCGTTCAGGCGCGCCGCCGCGACCGCCGCCTCGAGGTGCAGCGGCCGCGGCCACGCCGCCGCGTCGCGCTCGCCGAGGCCGCGCAGCGCGTCGAGCGCGCGCGGGCTCTTCAGCCGGTTGAGCATGAACAGCGCGGCGAACCGTTCTTCCGGCGCGCGTGCCGCCGCGGCCTTCGCCTCCCAGACGGCGACCGTCGGCGTCTCGAGCTCCGGCGGCAAGAGCGACGGCGCGCCCGGCGCGCCGATCCGCGCAAGCGCGAGATCGAGCCGCGCCCGGTCGGCCGGCGGCATCGCGGCCCGCTCCGCGGCGGAGACGACCGGCGGGCGTCGGCGCCATTCGGCGTGCAGCGCGTCCTGAGGCGTGAAGCGCGGGGCGGGGACGACGGCGAGCGGCAGGGCGAGCAGAAGCGGGAGCATCGCGACCTCCAGAGGCTGTCGCGATTGTAGCCGCGGCCGTTCGCCTTCGTCCCGAGGCTCCGCGCCCGTCGCGAGCGGGACGCGCCGGCGAACCTTCGCCTTGCGAAACTCCGCGCGGAGTGTTGACTTAACCCGACCGTCGCGGCCCGCGGGCCTCGGCGACGGCTCGGGACGAACCCGCGAGGACGAGATGGCGACGAGCGACGAAGACGACCGGACCGGCGAGCGCGCGCCGGTCGCGTGGCTGGCCCAACGGCTCTTCGCCGCGATCGGCCAGATCCACCTCGACGCCGCGGTGCCGTTCGACCCGGCGTGGTTCCCGCTGTTCCGCCTGCTCGAGGGGGACGGAAGCGTCCGCCTCTCCGGCCTCGGTCGGACGCTCGGCGTCGGCGACGCCGCGGCGCGGCGGATGGTGGCGCGCCTCGAGGAGCTCGATCTGGTCGCCGTGCGCGCCTCGGCCGACGACCGGCGCGCGCGCGCCGTCTCGCTGACGAAGGCGGGGCGGGCGATCCAGCGCCAGATCCACGGCCTCGGCGACCTGCTGCGCGAGTTGATCCCCGCGGCGGCGCGGCGCCCCGAAGAGGCGCTCGCGCTGGTGGAGATGTTCGAGCGTCCGCCGGCGCCGGCGGACGACGAAGCGCGCGGCGCGGACGACCCCGACGTCGCGCCGGTCGCCGCGGCGGAACTGCCGCAGGCGGCCGCGTCGCTGGCCGCAGGCGAGGCGCTGCCGATGCTGCTCGAGGGGCCGCAGAAGCGCGCGCCGCGCCTCGCGGCGTGGGCGCTGCGGCGCGAAGGGGAACTGCAGGGGCTCCTCGCCGTCGCCGCGCGCGGCGCCGAGGACCGCATCGTGGCGCTGCGGTTCGACGCGTGGCGGTTCGACGTCGCGCGGCGGCTCGTGGCCGCGTGGGCGCGCGAGCGCGGGGCGCGGCGCAGCCTCGTCGTGCGGGTGCCGGCGGGCGACGCACTCTGGGTCGAGAGGCTGGAAAGCTGCGGCTTCGCGACCCAGACGATCTTCTTCCACGTCCGCGGACGGCGACAGCTCAAGATGGTTTGGGCGCCGTTCGGCGGCGACGGGTACGGGAGTCAGGAATGAGCGACGAGACGATCTTCAAATACGGCGTGGACCACATGACGGTGGCCACGGCGCTTCATCTTGCGCGCGGCGAACGCCGCGGAACCCTCACCGCCGAAGCCCGCGAGCGGATGGCCGCGAGCCGGCGCCGCGTCGAGGAACTGGCCGCCGGCGAGGCGGCGGTCTACGGCGTCAACACCGGATTCGGCCCGCTCTGCACCAGCCGCATCTCCCCCGAGGACACGCGGCAGCTGCAGCTCAACCTGCTGATGAGCCACAGCTGCGGCATGGGGGCGCCGGTCGCGCCGCTCGTCTCGCGGCTGATGCTTGTCCTAAAGGCGCACGCCCTCTGCCAAGGGCACTCCGGCGTCGCCGTGGCGACGGTCGAGCGGATCCTCTGGCACCTCGAGAACGACGTCGTGCCGGTCGTGCCGAGCCAGGGAAGCGTCGGCGCCTCGGGCGACCTCGCCCCGCTCTCGCATCTCTTCCTGCCGCTCGTCGGCCTCGGCAAGGTCTGGGACGGCGAGACGCAGCGTCCGGCCGGCGAGGCCCTCGCCGCGCGCGGCGTCGCGCCGATCGACCTCGGTCCGAAGGAAGCGCTGGGGCTGATCAACGGCACGCAGTTCATCGCCGCGCACGCCACGCTCGCCGCGGCGCGCCTCCACGCCTGCCTCGAAACGGCGGACATCGCCGGCGCGATGTCGCTAGAGGCGTTCGCCGGCACGGCGCGCCCGTTCGGCGCCGACCTGCACGAAGTGCGCCCGCACGAAGGGATCCGCCACGTCGCCTCGCACCTCGCGGCGCTGCTCCGCGGCTCGCAGATGTGCGCCGCGCACGCCCACTGCGGCCGCGTGCAGGATCCGTACTCGCTGCGCTGCATGCCGCAGATCCACGGCGCCTCGCGGCAGGCGTGGCGCCACTTCCGCGACGTGCTGGAGGTCGAGCTCAACTCGGTCACCGACAACCCGGTGATCCTCGCAACGGGCGAGGCGGTCAGCGGCGGCCACTTCCACGGCCAGCCGCTCGCGCTGCCGATCGACTACGCCACGCTCGCCGCGGCGGAGCTGGGGAACGTCTCCGACCGGCGCGTCTACCTGATGCTGTTCGGCGACGGCGGCAAGCTCCCGCGGCTGCTGCTCGAGGAAACCGGGCTGCAGTCGGGCTACATGATTCCGCAGTACGTCTCCGCGGCGCTCGTCAGCGAGAACAAGACCCTCTGCTTCCCGGCGAGCGCCGACAGCGTGCCGACCTCGCTCGGGCAGG
The bacterium genome window above contains:
- a CDS encoding MarR family transcriptional regulator, coding for MATSDEDDRTGERAPVAWLAQRLFAAIGQIHLDAAVPFDPAWFPLFRLLEGDGSVRLSGLGRTLGVGDAAARRMVARLEELDLVAVRASADDRRARAVSLTKAGRAIQRQIHGLGDLLRELIPAAARRPEEALALVEMFERPPAPADDEARGADDPDVAPVAAAELPQAAASLAAGEALPMLLEGPQKRAPRLAAWALRREGELQGLLAVAARGAEDRIVALRFDAWRFDVARRLVAAWARERGARRSLVVRVPAGDALWVERLESCGFATQTIFFHVRGRRQLKMVWAPFGGDGYGSQE
- a CDS encoding peptidylprolyl isomerase, with the protein product MLPLLLALPLAVVPAPRFTPQDALHAEWRRRPPVVSAAERAAMPPADRARLDLALARIGAPGAPSLLPPELETPTVAVWEAKAAAARAPEERFAALFMLNRLKSPRALDALRGLGERDAAAWPRPLHLEAAVAAARLNGGVVDRGLRAFLDALARAGKVDPTRAQAARLRLVLAGVERELLPPLEATPSNALALLDAWNRGPWERRATLHRELLDRVSRWFAGDPAAAAAPLPLRALGMKDAPLGDAVFARNLLARLFDGLPQDGAEARDFRLDGWPRWDAPVRLAALGAVAKLRAGEPEAARAALAAELAARAAAPIEQAALLPGLRRLDPRAADALRGRLLAGSDPAARAAAIDDLSAAPADLEPLVKTLWRVEEYDGVQVLLPALEKWDVPVERRRELLRRFYDHPCWTARLDARRELLKLDPAAPWPAAPAPTAEDEALLAEAERLLARGAPVRLRIEFSGGRRATLRLDPTNAPINVADLARLAKRGFFDGRLAPRVVPDFVVQMGSPYDTMDGGPGYTVRCEDSLAFYGPGSVGMALSGKDTGGSQFFVATNAAPHLTGRYTRVGELEDPERALALFDSLELGARIERVTVVP
- the hutH gene encoding histidine ammonia-lyase yields the protein MSDETIFKYGVDHMTVATALHLARGERRGTLTAEARERMAASRRRVEELAAGEAAVYGVNTGFGPLCTSRISPEDTRQLQLNLLMSHSCGMGAPVAPLVSRLMLVLKAHALCQGHSGVAVATVERILWHLENDVVPVVPSQGSVGASGDLAPLSHLFLPLVGLGKVWDGETQRPAGEALAARGVAPIDLGPKEALGLINGTQFIAAHATLAAARLHACLETADIAGAMSLEAFAGTARPFGADLHEVRPHEGIRHVASHLAALLRGSQMCAAHAHCGRVQDPYSLRCMPQIHGASRQAWRHFRDVLEVELNSVTDNPVILATGEAVSGGHFHGQPLALPIDYATLAAAELGNVSDRRVYLMLFGDGGKLPRLLLEETGLQSGYMIPQYVSAALVSENKTLCFPASADSVPTSLGQEDHVSMGSIGGRKLNRVIDNLQRILAVELVCAAQGMEFRRPLRSTPALEAVHARLREAVPFSTKDHVLSDDLAAAETLVRDGSLLAAARKAAPSDEGVLFAEEFALR